The following are encoded in a window of Pseudomonas multiresinivorans genomic DNA:
- a CDS encoding acyl-CoA thioesterase, with the protein MSEQHPSRTDYAHFQPITTRWHDNDIYGHVNNVTYYGFFDTAVNTYLIERGGLDIHGGEVVGFVVSSSCDYFAPVAFPERIEVGLRVGKLGNSSVQYELAIFREGEDLACAAGKFVHVFVDRASNRPVSIPGPLREAMDVLVRV; encoded by the coding sequence ATGAGCGAACAGCACCCCAGCCGCACTGACTACGCGCACTTCCAGCCGATCACTACCCGCTGGCACGACAACGACATCTATGGTCACGTGAACAACGTGACCTACTACGGCTTCTTCGACACGGCGGTGAACACCTACCTGATCGAGCGCGGCGGCCTGGATATCCACGGCGGCGAGGTGGTGGGTTTCGTGGTCAGCTCCAGCTGTGATTATTTCGCGCCGGTGGCCTTCCCCGAACGCATCGAGGTCGGTCTGCGGGTCGGCAAGCTGGGCAACAGCTCCGTGCAGTACGAACTGGCGATCTTCCGCGAGGGCGAGGACCTGGCCTGTGCGGCGGGCAAGTTCGTGCATGTATTCGTAGATCGGGCCAGCAACCGGCCGGTGTCGATTCCGGGGCCGTTGCGGGAGGCGATGGACGTACTGGTGCGAGTCTGA